The DNA window AGGCAAGACGGGCTAATATCAGGTTCAGAAGAAAAGGTAGAAAGGGGACGGAACTTGTCCATACATTAAACGGATCAGGGCTTGCCGTAGGAAGAACAGTCGCGGCCATACTTGAAAATTATCAGCAGCCTGACGGGTCCGTGATTATTCCAGAAGCCTTGAGGCCATATATGGGTGGAATGGAAAAAATAGAAAAATGAAAATCGAAGATTTTCCAGTAGAGATCAGGCCCTATATTATTCCTAAACAAAAAGGGAATGTTGTTTACCGCTGTCTTGGCTGCGGCCTTGAATCCGGCATTGAGAAGCTGCTTTATACATGCCCGGATTGCGGCCAGGTTCTGCTTATCTATGATCTGCAATTTGACCGGTTAAAAAAAATACCCGGAAAATTGTGGCGCCAAATTTTCGATTATCGCAAAATGCTCACGATCCCTGCTCTAAAAGGGATTTATCTGTATCATGAATTTATCGGTCCGGTTATGCCTCTTGACTGCGTGATCTATCTTGGCGAGGGGCATACTCCTGTTATAGAAGCCAATTCTTTTTTGCAGGAAAAAGCCGGCGTCAGGTTCTTCTTTAAAAATGACGGTCAGAACCCAAGCGCATCATTTAAAGACAGGGGAATGGCGAGCGCTTTGAGCTATATCAATTTTCTTGTCAAAAAAGGGCATATTTCCGATGTGCTGGCAATCTGTGCTTCCACCGGGGATACATCTGCTTCAGCCGCGCTGTATGCCTCATTTCTTCAGCCTCATGTCAAGTCTGCGGTACTCCTTCCGCACAAAAAGGTAACTCCCCAGCAGCTTTCCCAGCCTCTGGGAAGCGGAGCCTCTGTATTCGAAATCCCGGGCGTATTCGACGACTGCATGAAGGTTGTTGAAGCTATGTCGGAAAAATATAATGTAGCTCTTCTAAATTCCAAGAATGCCTGGAGGATACTGGGGCAGGAATCATATTCATACGAAATTGCTCAGAATTTCGAATATAATATGAAAGACAAAGTTATAGTATTGCCGATCGGCAATGCAGGCAATATTACCGCTGTTATAAACGGATTCCTGAAATTTTATGAAACCGGCATAATAGACAGCCTGCCGAAAATTATCGGGGTTCAGTCAAAACATGCCAACCCTGTTTACAGGTATTATCTCGAGCCTGATGCGAAAAAGCGGAAATTTATTCCAGTAACCGTAAAGCCCAGCGTAGCCCAGGCAGCCATGATCGGAAATCCTGTTTCAATGCCCAGGGTAATATATCTCGTAGATCTTTATAACCGCCTGGCCGGCAAAAAGAATGTTTTTTTTACAGAGGTCCCGGAACAGGCCATAATTGACTGGGAACTTGTGGCTAATCGCAACGGGCATATTGCCTGTACCCACGGGGGAGAATCTTTGGCCGGTCTTGTTGAAGCAAAAAAACAGGGAATTGTTAATAACAATGATATTGCCGTTGTCGATTCAACCGCTCATTCACTGAAATTCTCCGGGTTCCAGGAGATGTATTTTGAAAACAGATTTCCAGCGGAATATGAAATCACTCCTGATCCAAATCTTATAAATTCTCCTGTTTTAATACATCCAAAGGATTTAAAAAAGGTTCCGGCCCCTGGGAAACCGATAAAAGGGGATGATTTTGAGCAATTTGTCAAACGTGTATCAGAAGAAATCGCAACAAGGTTGAATCTAAAACACAGATAAGCAAAGGCATAAAAATTTGCATAGACTATTTATTACATGGTTGCTAATCATATTTATCTGCATCATTCCCCATTATTCCGCGGGCAGCGCTTTACTCTCTAAAAGTTATGCTGTTCTCTATGATAAAGGCATAGATATATTATGTGATCCTTATGTTGTTCAAAAGGGTGACTGGGTCATTAAGCTCTTCAGGCAAAAAGGAGAAATCTCTTATAAGGATTTTCCGGAATTCCTGGCTATATTTAAACGTCTAAATCCACGCATACGTGATGTTGACAACATACGTCCGGGTCAGCATATTCTTATCCCTTTAAAGAAATTAAAAAAGGATTCGCTTCCTGGTCAATCTTCGGGAATCGTTACCATTCCATTTGTAACAATTTCCGACCTGCCTGATATTATCAAACCCTATTCAACCGAACATGTTGTGCAAGAAGGGGAGTTTATCTCAAGGCTTATTGCGCGGGGCTATGATACTAAATACGGAACAAAACCATACAACGAGGCGATCAAGCTGTTAAGGCTCATCAACCCGGATGTCGTTGATCTGGATCGGATTTATCCAGGCCAGAAACTATATATACCTGATTCATCGCTTCGCAATCAACCATGGTACAAATCTCTATTTGACTCTTCCGGCGCTCCGGAACCTTTTGTTCCAACGGATCAACAGGACAATGCTCAACCTCCTTTTGAGGCAATTGCTTCAATTTTAGATGCAAAACTTTTAAATAAAGGCATATACTCTTTCCCGGGGCATGGAAAAGCCGATTATAAGCTCGATCTCTCCGGTTTTCCTCTAATAGAGCTTAAAGATAAGACAAAGATTCTGCTGGCCGCATCCGCTAACAAAGACAAAAATGCGCCTGAACTAAATGCAATAAAATCATCATGGAGCAATGTGAAAATTGTTTCTATTGCAAACAAAGCCTCAACAGAGCAGGCGTTTGATGCTGTTATGGAGTCCTTTGGAAAAGAGGCGTTTAAAAATAAAATATCATTTTCTGATCAGGGCCTTAAGGTGGATGTTAGCGGGAAATGGATAATTGAGCAGCCGTGTTTTGCGGGTGAAGAGGCAAGCCACCTGTGTATTACCCCTGTCAATGAACCGGATGAGCGTACCCCTGACTCAATTGTCCGTTATCTGGAACAACACAATATAATAATAAAGGATTTTCTCAAAGATTTTACCAAAGATTCTAAAGGCACAAAACACGAATCCAAAGGCGCGCAAAAGGAAAATACAGCAGAAGATGCGAGACCTTTGAAAGATGCTATTGCCATAGACTTTTCAGACCATAAAACCTTTGTCAATAATCTCCTGGCGGCAATGGGTTATAATTATACCCCAAATGTCGCCATTACATTCCCGTATGCCGGGATCCAGATAAAGGCATTGTCAAATCTCATATCAACCAGGGATGGAAAGTCGCTGCTCGTTGATTTTGGAGATATTTATGGGGATGCGGTTCTTTCTATAAAAAAGACAGGTCTTGGCATAATACAGATAAATAATAAAGATAATGCACATGAGGTAATAAGAAAGATTCTTGATGCATTAGAGGCTTCTTATACAAAATACCCAACCTTCCTGGCGGCAAAAAGGCCGGATACCTATAATACCTCTTTAATCATTCCAGGCTATCTGATTTCAAATAAAAATAAGAATAAAATACTTCTCGCAACAGCGCCTGTGAATGATGATGTAGTTCAGTTTTTAATAAACAAAGGCATAAAGGTGATTCAGCCAGGCACAAAGACACAAAGTGAATAATTATAAACTCGCAAAAAGTCGTCACTCCGGTGAAAACCGGAGTCCA is part of the Anaerolineae bacterium genome and encodes:
- the thrC gene encoding threonine synthase, with amino-acid sequence MKIEDFPVEIRPYIIPKQKGNVVYRCLGCGLESGIEKLLYTCPDCGQVLLIYDLQFDRLKKIPGKLWRQIFDYRKMLTIPALKGIYLYHEFIGPVMPLDCVIYLGEGHTPVIEANSFLQEKAGVRFFFKNDGQNPSASFKDRGMASALSYINFLVKKGHISDVLAICASTGDTSASAALYASFLQPHVKSAVLLPHKKVTPQQLSQPLGSGASVFEIPGVFDDCMKVVEAMSEKYNVALLNSKNAWRILGQESYSYEIAQNFEYNMKDKVIVLPIGNAGNITAVINGFLKFYETGIIDSLPKIIGVQSKHANPVYRYYLEPDAKKRKFIPVTVKPSVAQAAMIGNPVSMPRVIYLVDLYNRLAGKKNVFFTEVPEQAIIDWELVANRNGHIACTHGGESLAGLVEAKKQGIVNNNDIAVVDSTAHSLKFSGFQEMYFENRFPAEYEITPDPNLINSPVLIHPKDLKKVPAPGKPIKGDDFEQFVKRVSEEIATRLNLKHR
- a CDS encoding LysM domain-containing protein encodes the protein MHRLFITWLLIIFICIIPHYSAGSALLSKSYAVLYDKGIDILCDPYVVQKGDWVIKLFRQKGEISYKDFPEFLAIFKRLNPRIRDVDNIRPGQHILIPLKKLKKDSLPGQSSGIVTIPFVTISDLPDIIKPYSTEHVVQEGEFISRLIARGYDTKYGTKPYNEAIKLLRLINPDVVDLDRIYPGQKLYIPDSSLRNQPWYKSLFDSSGAPEPFVPTDQQDNAQPPFEAIASILDAKLLNKGIYSFPGHGKADYKLDLSGFPLIELKDKTKILLAASANKDKNAPELNAIKSSWSNVKIVSIANKASTEQAFDAVMESFGKEAFKNKISFSDQGLKVDVSGKWIIEQPCFAGEEASHLCITPVNEPDERTPDSIVRYLEQHNIIIKDFLKDFTKDSKGTKHESKGAQKENTAEDARPLKDAIAIDFSDHKTFVNNLLAAMGYNYTPNVAITFPYAGIQIKALSNLISTRDGKSLLVDFGDIYGDAVLSIKKTGLGIIQINNKDNAHEVIRKILDALEASYTKYPTFLAAKRPDTYNTSLIIPGYLISNKNKNKILLATAPVNDDVVQFLINKGIKVIQPGTKTQSE